Proteins encoded by one window of Sciurus carolinensis chromosome 12, mSciCar1.2, whole genome shotgun sequence:
- the LOC124962460 gene encoding LOW QUALITY PROTEIN: 5-demethoxyubiquinone hydroxylase, mitochondrial-like (The sequence of the model RefSeq protein was modified relative to this genomic sequence to represent the inferred CDS: inserted 1 base in 1 codon; substituted 1 base at 1 genomic stop codon), with amino-acid sequence MGTRRPLSACGRRISVRLRSSGTTLDDVSRAAVDRIIRVDHAGEYGVNRIYAGQMAVLGRTSVGPVIQKMWDQEKDHLKKFNELMVAFRXRPTVLMPFXNVVGFALGAGTALLGKEGAKTCTVAVEESIAHHYNNQIRTLMEEDPERHQELLQTPVYTLLKSAVQDGCSAAIYLSEKF; translated from the exons ATGGGCACCCGGCGGCCCCTCTCAGCTTGTGGGAGAAGAATCAGCGTCAGGTTGCGAAGTTCTGGAACAACCTTAGACGACGTCAGTCGTGCCGCTGTGGATCGGATAATCCGGGTGGATCACGCAGGTGAATATGGAGTGAACCGCATCTACGCGGGCCAGATGGCCGTCCTGGGCCGGACGAGCGTTGGGCCAGTCATTCAGAAAATGTGGGATCAAGAAAAGGACCATTTGAAGAAGTTCAACGAGCTGATGGTGGCCTTCC TCCGGCCCACGGTCCTCATGCCCTTTTAGAACGTGGTGGGCTTTGCGCTGGGGGCAGGAACCGCCTTGCTGGGGAAGGAGGGCGCCAAGACCTGCACGGTAGCGGTGGAAGAGTCCATCGCGCATCACTATAACAACCAGATCAGAACGCTGATGGAGGAGGACCCCGAAAGACACCAGGAGCTTCTTCAG ACCCCAGTTTACACCCTCCTGAAGAGTGCCGTCCAAGACGGATGCAGTGCAGCGATCTATCTGTCAGAAAAGTTTTAA